A stretch of Roseovarius sp. M141 DNA encodes these proteins:
- a CDS encoding formate dehydrogenase accessory sulfurtransferase FdhD yields the protein MQLPRSDDTSPYIIAPAPGATGLTRAVTGTDQTGTPQTIDVVEERPLTIFLNAQEIVTAMTIGDYPEYLALGFLRNQGMLKDGENVQQVDYDDELETVVVRTDGQTTYEDKLKKKTRTSGCAVGTVFGDMMEGLEGVTLPQATLHTSDLYALAHIINTTPSLYLTAGAIHGTVLCEGGRPLVYMEDVGRHNAVDKIAGWMLSTGVGPEGKMLYTTGRLTSEMVIKTALMGIPILASRSGFTAWGVEIAQQVGLTLIGRLRGRRFVCLAGEERLIRDADPATVAEEEGKHRRKGAGS from the coding sequence ATGCAATTGCCCCGTTCGGATGACACCAGCCCCTACATCATCGCCCCCGCACCCGGCGCCACCGGGTTGACGCGCGCCGTCACCGGCACTGACCAGACCGGCACACCCCAGACCATCGACGTGGTCGAGGAACGACCCCTGACGATATTTCTGAACGCGCAGGAGATCGTGACCGCCATGACGATCGGGGATTACCCCGAATATCTGGCGCTGGGGTTTCTGCGCAATCAGGGCATGCTGAAGGATGGCGAGAACGTGCAGCAGGTCGATTACGACGACGAGCTTGAGACGGTGGTCGTGCGCACCGACGGGCAGACCACCTATGAGGACAAGCTGAAGAAAAAGACCCGCACCAGCGGCTGCGCTGTCGGCACCGTCTTTGGCGACATGATGGAAGGGCTGGAGGGCGTCACCCTGCCACAAGCGACGCTGCACACCTCCGACCTCTATGCGCTGGCGCATATCATCAACACGACACCGTCGCTGTATCTGACGGCGGGGGCGATCCATGGCACGGTCCTGTGCGAGGGCGGTCGCCCGCTGGTCTATATGGAGGATGTCGGGCGCCATAACGCGGTCGACAAGATCGCCGGCTGGATGCTGTCGACGGGCGTGGGGCCCGAGGGCAAGATGCTCTATACCACAGGGCGGCTGACCTCCGAGATGGTCATCAAGACGGCGCTGATGGGTATTCCCATCCTTGCCTCGCGCTCGGGCTTTACCGCCTGGGGGGTGGAAATTGCGCAGCAGGTCGGCCTGACATTGATCGGGCGGCTGCGCGGACGCCGCTTTGTCTGCCTTGCGGGCGAAGAGCGTCTGATCCGCGACGCCGATCCCGCCACCGTCGCCGAGGAGGAGGGCAAGCACCGCCGCAAGGGGGCAGGTTCGTGA
- a CDS encoding response regulator transcription factor, with protein sequence MSRIALVDDDRNILTSVSITLEAEGFEVETYNDGQQAFDAFSKKLPDMAVLDIKMPRMDGIDLLQRLRQTSQMPVIFLTSKDDEVDEVLGLRMGADDYVKKPFSQRLLVERIRALLRRQDALDGIVPDADAEDSKVIERGALRMDPLRHSVAWKGKDVSLTVTEFLLLQALAQRPGFVKSRDQLMDVAYDDQVYVDDRTIDSHIKRLRKKLRQVDPEFMAIETLYGIGYRYNEE encoded by the coding sequence ATGTCCAGGATCGCCCTGGTGGACGATGACAGGAATATTCTGACATCCGTATCAATCACCCTCGAGGCCGAAGGGTTCGAGGTTGAAACATATAATGACGGCCAGCAGGCATTCGATGCTTTTTCCAAGAAACTACCGGATATGGCGGTGCTGGACATCAAGATGCCGCGCATGGACGGGATCGATCTGTTGCAGCGGCTGCGCCAGACGTCGCAGATGCCGGTGATTTTCCTGACGTCAAAGGACGATGAGGTTGACGAAGTTCTGGGCCTTCGGATGGGCGCGGATGATTACGTGAAAAAGCCGTTTTCCCAGCGCCTGCTGGTGGAACGGATCCGCGCGCTCTTGCGTCGGCAGGACGCGCTGGACGGCATCGTACCCGACGCCGACGCCGAAGATAGCAAGGTGATCGAGCGCGGCGCGTTGCGGATGGATCCGCTCCGCCATTCTGTGGCCTGGAAGGGCAAGGACGTTTCGCTGACCGTTACCGAATTTTTGCTGCTTCAGGCGCTGGCACAACGCCCCGGTTTCGTCAAAAGCCGCGATCAGCTGATGGACGTGGCGTATGATGATCAGGTCTATGTCGACGACCGAACCATCGACAGTCACATCAAGCGGCTGCGCAAGAAGTTGCGTCAGGTGGATCCTGAATTTATGGCGATTGAGACGCTATATGGGATCGGCTACAGGTATAACGAAGAATAG
- a CDS encoding AzlC family ABC transporter permease: protein MTPETTKSTYWQGVRAGAPFILVLVPFALLFGVVATEAGLNLVETLAFSALVVAGAAQFTAVQLLSEHAPTIIVCLTALAVNLRMAMYSASLTPHLGRAPLGKRALVAYLMVDQAYAGAILAYEKNPGWSIAQKLAFYFGAVSPLVPLWLIFTVVGAVVGSAIPPEFALDFAVPITFLAMIAPMLRSTAHVVAALVSIAVSLSLAFIPYSLGLLVAGAAGMIAGAQVELILARRSEAGL from the coding sequence ATGACACCAGAGACCACCAAATCCACCTACTGGCAAGGCGTGCGGGCAGGGGCGCCTTTCATTCTGGTGCTGGTGCCGTTCGCGCTGCTCTTTGGCGTCGTGGCGACCGAGGCGGGATTGAATCTGGTCGAAACGCTGGCCTTTTCCGCGCTGGTTGTCGCGGGGGCGGCGCAATTCACCGCGGTTCAGCTATTGTCCGAGCATGCGCCGACGATCATCGTGTGCCTCACTGCGCTGGCTGTCAATCTGCGCATGGCGATGTATTCGGCATCCCTGACGCCGCATCTGGGGCGTGCGCCCTTGGGCAAACGGGCGCTGGTGGCCTATCTGATGGTCGATCAGGCCTATGCCGGCGCGATCCTCGCCTATGAGAAGAATCCCGGCTGGAGCATTGCGCAAAAACTGGCCTTCTACTTTGGCGCGGTTTCGCCGCTGGTGCCGTTATGGCTGATCTTCACCGTGGTTGGCGCGGTGGTAGGCAGTGCAATCCCGCCCGAATTCGCGCTGGATTTCGCGGTGCCGATCACGTTTCTGGCGATGATCGCACCGATGCTGCGCAGCACGGCGCATGTCGTGGCGGCACTGGTGTCCATCGCCGTGTCGCTGTCGCTGGCGTTCATCCCCTACAGTCTGGGGCTGTTGGTGGCGGGTGCCGCGGGCATGATCGCTGGCGCTCAGGTTGAACTGATACTGGCGCGTCGGTCGGAGGCGGGTCTGTGA
- the mobA gene encoding molybdenum cofactor guanylyltransferase MobA, protein MKQPFAIILAGGRATRMGGGDKGLLPLGGTTLLDQVLERTLPQVAAAAINANGDPARFAQFGLPVLADPLEGFVGPLAGVLAGLDWAAQEGAETVVSVAADTPFFPCDLTARLVLATEGMETPLALAATPDGRHPTFGLWPVALRHDLRAALEGGLRKVVQWTDAHGAATAMFDGAGDPFFNVNTPEDLARAQAMQKAQT, encoded by the coding sequence ATGAAACAGCCCTTTGCCATCATCCTTGCCGGGGGACGTGCCACGCGCATGGGCGGCGGGGACAAGGGGCTGCTGCCGCTGGGAGGGACCACCCTTCTGGATCAGGTGCTGGAGCGGACACTGCCACAGGTCGCCGCCGCCGCGATCAACGCCAACGGCGATCCGGCGCGGTTTGCGCAGTTCGGGCTGCCGGTGCTGGCCGATCCGCTGGAGGGCTTTGTCGGGCCTCTGGCCGGGGTGCTGGCGGGCCTTGACTGGGCCGCGCAGGAGGGCGCGGAAACGGTTGTTTCCGTCGCCGCCGACACGCCGTTCTTTCCCTGCGATCTGACCGCGCGCCTCGTGCTGGCCACCGAGGGGATGGAAACGCCGCTCGCGCTGGCGGCCACGCCCGACGGGCGCCACCCAACCTTCGGCCTCTGGCCAGTCGCCCTGCGCCATGATCTGCGCGCCGCGCTGGAGGGCGGCCTGCGCAAGGTTGTGCAATGGACCGACGCGCATGGCGCGGCCACGGCCATGTTCGACGGCGCGGGGGATCCGTTTTTCAACGTCAACACCCCCGAAGATCTGGCCCGCGCGCAGGCCATGCAGAAGGCGCAAACATGA
- a CDS encoding sensor histidine kinase — translation MALAKGIDVRDGAPGRVGDVVLGDDFVAPDSMGKDGLRARHGLFSLRDSPLARKIIIFNLLALNILVAGILYLNSSRDGLAVQRANGLVGEAELVANVLEAQMPGRSPVNLITGDGIDVAATLARINVQKGAEVFVFDTSGNVAGQVTGQAERPWGTTPRKPTIITDALSRFWAWLATPFASISASAPGVEDLARSQAAAALHSGATQAISGDVTGGAVFVAATPIMHRGSPVGVIAMISATGEIDSLIMSERERVLQMFIIATLVSIGLSLILASTIAHPLADLAAAAEVGGARNRGKPGAGRIRIPDLTARPDEIGRLSGALRGMVAALYNRIDGNEQFAADVAHEIKNPLASLRSAVGTMRVAEREDQREKLLDVIDHDVRRLDRLVSDISNASRLDSELVKEEEESFDLLKMLRNLGLHLGEQAAGKGIEFITDFPQTPIIINGLEARLAQVFVNLISNAISFCEHGDAIRIWARRRDNRVLIVVEDTGPGIPDQALTKIFQRFYSERDASDFGNNSGLGLAISKQIVDAHGGVIWAENIRPTEADITSDPLGARFVVGLPV, via the coding sequence ATGGCGCTGGCCAAGGGGATTGATGTGCGCGACGGTGCACCGGGACGTGTTGGCGATGTTGTTCTCGGCGACGATTTCGTCGCGCCCGACAGCATGGGCAAAGACGGACTGCGCGCGCGTCATGGCCTGTTTTCGCTGCGCGACTCGCCCCTGGCCCGCAAGATCATTATTTTCAATCTGCTCGCTCTGAATATCCTCGTTGCAGGTATTCTGTACTTAAATTCCTCGCGTGACGGACTGGCCGTGCAGCGCGCCAACGGGCTGGTTGGCGAGGCCGAACTGGTGGCAAACGTGCTTGAGGCGCAGATGCCGGGCCGCTCGCCGGTCAATCTGATCACGGGCGACGGCATCGACGTGGCTGCAACGCTTGCCCGCATCAACGTGCAAAAGGGGGCCGAGGTTTTCGTTTTCGATACCTCCGGAAATGTTGCGGGGCAGGTGACTGGACAGGCAGAGCGACCTTGGGGCACCACGCCGCGCAAACCGACCATTATCACGGACGCACTCTCCCGGTTCTGGGCGTGGCTGGCGACCCCTTTTGCCTCGATCAGCGCGTCGGCGCCCGGCGTCGAGGATCTGGCCCGTAGTCAGGCCGCAGCTGCGCTGCACAGCGGCGCCACACAGGCAATTTCGGGCGATGTCACCGGCGGCGCGGTCTTTGTTGCGGCGACCCCGATCATGCATAGGGGCAGCCCCGTGGGGGTGATCGCGATGATCAGCGCAACGGGTGAGATCGACAGCCTGATCATGTCCGAGCGCGAGCGCGTGCTGCAGATGTTCATCATAGCAACTCTTGTCTCCATCGGCCTCAGCCTGATCCTGGCATCGACCATCGCGCACCCGCTGGCAGACCTGGCTGCGGCGGCTGAAGTTGGCGGTGCACGAAACCGGGGCAAGCCGGGTGCCGGGCGCATCCGCATTCCCGATCTGACCGCACGGCCTGATGAGATCGGACGCCTGTCCGGCGCATTGCGTGGCATGGTCGCCGCGCTCTACAATCGTATAGACGGCAATGAGCAGTTCGCCGCAGACGTCGCGCACGAGATCAAGAACCCGCTGGCCAGCCTACGCAGCGCCGTCGGCACCATGCGCGTCGCCGAGCGCGAGGATCAGCGCGAGAAGTTGCTGGACGTCATCGATCACGATGTCCGCCGTCTGGACCGTCTGGTCAGCGATATATCCAACGCCTCGCGCCTCGATAGCGAGCTGGTCAAGGAAGAGGAGGAATCGTTCGATTTGCTGAAAATGCTGAGAAATCTTGGCCTGCATCTGGGCGAACAGGCGGCAGGCAAGGGCATCGAATTCATCACCGATTTTCCGCAGACGCCGATCATCATCAATGGGCTTGAGGCGCGGCTGGCGCAGGTTTTCGTCAATCTTATTTCGAACGCCATCAGTTTTTGCGAGCATGGCGATGCGATCCGGATCTGGGCACGGCGACGCGACAACCGCGTGTTGATCGTGGTTGAGGATACCGGTCCGGGCATTCCTGATCAGGCCTTGACCAAGATCTTCCAACGCTTCTATTCTGAGCGTGATGCAAGTGATTTCGGCAATAATTCCGGCTTGGGTCTGGCCATTTCCAAGCAGATCGTCGACGCGCATGGCGGCGTCATCTGGGCCGAGAATATTCGCCCGACGGAGGCCGACATCACTTCGGACCCGCTGGGCGCGCGGTTCGTAGTCGGTTTGCCGGTCTAG
- a CDS encoding phosphoenolpyruvate carboxykinase produces MTLGRVNPKFRLEDQGITGLGDVHYNLIEPALIEAALKNGEGALGRGGAFLVSTGKFTGRSPKDKHVVKTPSVEGTIWWENNAEMSPEGFDALYDDMVAYMAGGTYYVQDLVGGADPAHAIKVRMVTELAWHGLFIRHLLRRPERDALDHFIADFTVINCPGFQADPKKHDCRSETVIAMNFDRKIILIGGTEYAGENKKSVFSLLNYLLPEKDIMPMHCSANHAKNNPVDTAIFFGLSGTGKTTLSADPDRTLIGDDEHGWSDRGTFNFEGGCYAKTINLDPEAEPEIYATTSKFGTVIENMVFDENTRELDFEDDSLTANTRCAYPLEYISNASNTAIGGHPKNIIMLTCDAFGVLPPIARLTPAQAMYHFLSGFTSKVAGTERGVTEPEPTFSTCFGAPFMPRRPEVYGNLLRAKIAKHGATCWLVNTGWTGGAYGTGARMPIKATRALLTAALDGSLNAVKFRTDANFGFEVPVDAPGVPTVLLDPRRTWDKPDSYDRQAAKLVRMFAENFEQYLSHIDEDVRAAAIG; encoded by the coding sequence ATGACATTGGGACGGGTAAATCCGAAATTCCGCCTGGAAGATCAAGGGATCACAGGGCTTGGTGACGTGCATTACAACCTGATCGAACCGGCCCTCATCGAGGCTGCGTTGAAAAACGGCGAAGGCGCGCTGGGACGCGGCGGTGCCTTTCTGGTTTCGACCGGCAAGTTCACGGGCCGCTCGCCCAAGGACAAGCATGTGGTCAAGACCCCCAGCGTCGAAGGCACGATCTGGTGGGAAAACAACGCCGAGATGTCGCCCGAAGGGTTCGATGCGCTGTATGACGACATGGTCGCCTACATGGCCGGCGGGACCTATTATGTGCAGGATCTGGTTGGCGGCGCCGATCCGGCCCACGCGATCAAGGTGCGCATGGTGACCGAACTGGCCTGGCATGGCCTGTTCATCCGCCACCTTCTGCGCCGCCCCGAGCGGGACGCGCTGGACCATTTCATCGCCGATTTCACTGTGATCAACTGCCCCGGCTTTCAGGCGGACCCGAAAAAGCACGACTGCCGGTCGGAAACCGTCATCGCCATGAATTTCGACCGCAAGATCATCCTGATCGGCGGCACCGAATACGCGGGCGAAAACAAGAAATCGGTCTTCTCGCTGCTGAACTACCTGCTGCCCGAGAAAGACATCATGCCGATGCATTGCTCGGCCAACCACGCCAAGAACAATCCGGTCGATACTGCCATCTTCTTTGGTCTGTCGGGCACCGGCAAGACGACACTGTCAGCGGATCCCGATCGCACACTGATCGGGGACGACGAACATGGCTGGTCAGACCGTGGCACCTTCAACTTCGAAGGGGGCTGCTATGCCAAGACGATCAACCTGGACCCCGAGGCCGAGCCGGAAATCTACGCGACGACCAGCAAATTCGGCACCGTGATCGAAAACATGGTGTTCGATGAAAACACCCGCGAGCTGGATTTCGAGGATGACAGCCTGACCGCGAACACCCGCTGCGCCTACCCGCTGGAATATATCTCGAACGCCAGCAACACGGCCATCGGCGGGCACCCCAAGAATATAATCATGCTGACCTGCGATGCGTTCGGCGTGCTGCCCCCCATCGCGCGGCTCACCCCGGCGCAGGCCATGTACCACTTCCTGTCGGGGTTCACCTCCAAGGTGGCCGGCACCGAGCGCGGCGTGACCGAACCCGAGCCGACCTTCTCGACCTGCTTTGGCGCGCCTTTCATGCCGCGTCGGCCCGAAGTCTACGGCAATCTTCTGCGCGCCAAGATCGCCAAGCACGGCGCGACCTGCTGGCTGGTCAACACCGGCTGGACAGGCGGCGCCTATGGCACCGGAGCGCGCATGCCGATCAAGGCGACACGCGCCCTGTTGACCGCAGCGCTCGACGGCTCGCTGAACGCTGTGAAGTTCCGCACCGACGCCAATTTCGGCTTCGAAGTGCCGGTCGACGCACCCGGCGTTCCCACCGTTCTGCTGGACCCGCGCCGCACCTGGGACAAGCCCGACAGCTATGACCGGCAGGCGGCGAAGCTGGTCAGGATGTTCGCGGAGAACTTCGAGCAGTATCTGTCCCATATCGATGAGGACGTGCGGGCCGCTGCCATCGGGTGA
- a CDS encoding AzlD domain-containing protein: MRDIATLDIWITIICLGLGSFGLRFVFLGLIGDRPMPAWVLRHLRYTAVAVLPGLVAPMVVWPPATGGTLDAARLTAACVTIIAGLITRNVLAAIIAGAVALYLMLYLVG; encoded by the coding sequence GTGAGGGATATTGCAACGCTCGACATCTGGATCACGATCATCTGCCTTGGGCTGGGCAGTTTCGGTCTGCGCTTCGTCTTTCTCGGCCTGATCGGAGATCGCCCGATGCCGGCATGGGTGCTGCGGCATCTGCGCTATACGGCCGTCGCCGTACTGCCCGGCCTTGTCGCGCCGATGGTGGTCTGGCCGCCCGCCACCGGCGGCACACTGGACGCCGCCCGGCTGACGGCCGCCTGCGTCACGATCATCGCAGGGCTGATCACACGCAACGTGCTGGCAGCGATCATAGCGGGCGCCGTGGCGCTATATCTGATGCTCTATCTGGTAGGATAG
- a CDS encoding HPr family phosphocarrier protein: MSAPVTRKLQIVNVKGLHARASAKLVEVVEGFDATAEVSHDGQSACGDSIMGLLMLAAAMGTTIDVETRGPDAEALADAVAALVAARFGEDM, from the coding sequence ATGTCCGCACCTGTGACACGCAAATTGCAGATCGTGAATGTCAAGGGACTGCACGCGCGCGCCTCGGCCAAACTGGTTGAGGTGGTCGAGGGGTTCGACGCGACGGCCGAGGTCTCTCATGATGGGCAATCGGCCTGTGGCGACAGCATCATGGGTCTTTTGATGTTGGCAGCCGCGATGGGAACCACTATTGACGTCGAGACCCGAGGCCCCGATGCCGAGGCGCTGGCCGACGCCGTGGCGGCCCTGGTGGCGGCCCGGTTCGGAGAGGACATGTAG
- the mobB gene encoding molybdopterin-guanine dinucleotide biosynthesis protein B — MKIYGITGWKNAGKTGLMERLVTEITGRGLTVSTVKHAHHSFDVDQPGRDSYRHRAAGAGEVLLVSGTRIALMQELRGAPEPPLADLLARLSPVDLVLIEGYKQCRHPKIEAWRTSAGNPLIAPGDPTIRAIATDTPADVASQVDCPVLNLNDTSTIADFILRELDL; from the coding sequence ATGAAGATATACGGCATCACCGGATGGAAGAACGCCGGCAAGACCGGCCTGATGGAACGGCTGGTGACCGAAATCACCGGACGCGGCCTGACCGTTTCGACGGTCAAACACGCGCATCACAGCTTTGACGTGGATCAGCCGGGGCGCGACAGCTATCGCCACCGCGCGGCCGGCGCGGGCGAAGTGCTGCTGGTCTCTGGCACGCGTATCGCCCTGATGCAGGAATTGCGCGGCGCGCCCGAACCGCCGCTGGCCGATCTGCTGGCGCGGCTCAGCCCCGTCGATCTGGTCCTGATCGAAGGCTACAAGCAGTGCCGCCACCCCAAGATAGAGGCGTGGCGCACCAGCGCGGGGAACCCGCTGATCGCGCCGGGTGATCCGACGATCCGCGCCATCGCCACCGACACCCCGGCGGATGTCGCATCGCAGGTGGATTGCCCGGTGCTGAATCTGAACGACACGTCCACCATCGCCGACTTTATCCTGCGCGAGCTTGACCTGTGA
- a CDS encoding PTS sugar transporter subunit IIA — MIGIVIVAHGGLAREYLAAVEHVVGPQNGVRAISVDTNDDRSAKAAEISQAAREVDRGAGVAIVTDMFGGSPANLSLPACRSGDRRMLYGANLPMLIKLAKSRDKPLPDAVRDALYAARKYTDSQNISVED, encoded by the coding sequence TTGATCGGGATCGTCATTGTTGCCCATGGGGGCCTTGCGCGGGAATACCTCGCAGCGGTTGAGCACGTCGTCGGCCCGCAAAATGGCGTGCGCGCCATTTCGGTCGATACGAATGACGATCGCTCGGCCAAGGCCGCAGAGATTTCGCAGGCCGCGCGCGAGGTGGATCGCGGTGCCGGGGTCGCTATCGTGACCGATATGTTCGGCGGCTCGCCTGCCAACCTGTCGCTGCCCGCATGCCGTAGCGGCGACCGGCGCATGCTCTACGGCGCGAACCTGCCGATGCTGATCAAGCTGGCCAAGAGCCGGGACAAGCCGTTGCCGGATGCGGTGCGCGATGCGCTGTATGCTGCGCGCAAATATACCGATAGCCAGAATATTTCAGTGGAAGATTGA
- a CDS encoding HPr kinase/phosphorylase codes for MEHPEGTLTLHATAVAVAGRAALIRGAPGAGKSGLALQLIAMGGALVSDDSTLIWRDNERLLVDAPGTIRGRIEARGIGILNAPAAGPQPVALLIDMDAPAPPRLPEAQTETYLGLSVPLVHGSAAAHFPAAIYLYMMNGRFA; via the coding sequence ATGGAGCACCCAGAAGGTACTTTGACGCTGCATGCGACGGCGGTGGCGGTCGCGGGGCGCGCGGCTTTGATCCGGGGGGCGCCCGGGGCCGGGAAATCGGGATTGGCGTTGCAACTCATCGCGATGGGCGGTGCGCTTGTATCGGATGACAGCACATTAATCTGGCGGGACAATGAGCGTTTGCTGGTTGATGCGCCCGGTACGATCCGTGGCCGGATCGAAGCACGCGGTATTGGCATTTTGAACGCGCCGGCCGCAGGTCCGCAGCCCGTGGCGCTGCTGATCGATATGGACGCACCAGCGCCACCGCGTTTGCCCGAGGCGCAGACCGAGACGTATCTGGGCCTGTCTGTTCCATTGGTGCATGGTAGCGCCGCGGCCCATTTTCCGGCTGCAATCTACCTCTATATGATGAACGGACGGTTTGCATGA
- the rapZ gene encoding RNase adapter RapZ: MTEITGPSHGRPPPMMLITGPSGAGRSTTIRALEDMGYEAIDNLPLGLLPRLLGAPPGQDQGLDRPLALGVDTRNRDFSPQALIDAVGALDAFKAGQAQLLYLDCRPDVLLRRFSETRRRHPLAPTESAQIGIARELDLLRAVYARADILIDTSEMSPHDLRAELERLVLPRCGGRLSVSVHSFSYKRGLPRGADIVLDCRFLRNPYWEEALRSLDGRAPEVAAFVVGDARFAAFYAHLTAMLDLLLPSFEDEGKSYLSIALGCTGGQHRSVAVTESLARTLADGGWQVSIRHRELERRATITDAP; this comes from the coding sequence ATGACTGAAATCACTGGGCCGTCTCACGGGCGGCCCCCACCTATGATGTTGATCACTGGCCCCTCCGGTGCGGGGCGAAGCACTACGATCCGCGCGCTCGAGGACATGGGCTATGAGGCGATCGACAACCTGCCGCTTGGCCTTCTGCCGCGCCTGTTGGGTGCGCCGCCGGGTCAGGATCAGGGCCTTGACCGGCCCCTCGCGCTGGGCGTCGATACGCGCAACCGTGATTTTTCGCCTCAGGCGCTGATCGATGCGGTTGGTGCGCTTGATGCGTTCAAGGCCGGGCAGGCCCAGCTGCTTTATCTTGATTGCCGACCTGACGTGCTGCTGCGGCGTTTTTCCGAAACCCGGCGCCGGCACCCGCTGGCCCCGACCGAAAGCGCGCAGATCGGGATCGCGCGCGAGTTGGATTTGTTGCGCGCGGTCTATGCGCGGGCCGATATCCTGATCGATACGTCCGAGATGAGCCCACATGACCTGCGCGCCGAGCTGGAACGATTGGTCCTGCCGCGCTGTGGGGGGCGTCTGTCGGTGTCGGTTCACTCGTTTTCGTACAAGCGCGGCCTGCCGCGCGGCGCGGATATCGTTCTGGACTGTCGGTTCCTGCGTAATCCCTACTGGGAGGAGGCGCTGCGCTCGCTGGACGGACGCGCGCCCGAAGTGGCGGCGTTTGTTGTCGGCGATGCGCGCTTTGCCGCGTTTTATGCGCACCTGACGGCGATGCTGGACCTTTTGTTGCCCAGCTTCGAGGATGAGGGGAAATCCTACCTGTCCATCGCGCTGGGATGCACGGGCGGGCAGCACAGATCTGTCGCAGTGACGGAATCTTTGGCGCGCACCCTTGCAGATGGGGGCTGGCAGGTGTCAATAAGGCACCGTGAACTTGAGCGGCGCGCGACCATTACTGACGCGCCATGA
- a CDS encoding lysophospholipid acyltransferase family protein, whose translation MTFPKYDRRSLTYSNSFDAPLTASIIRGIEWMTGKVSIIRMIRDFERRGAPTGQPFWRASLDTMGIDLLTPEAELDNIPPDGPVVAVANHPHGLVDGMILADLIGQRRTDYKILTRALLTGIDEVAASYMIPVPFPHEPDAQRKSVEMRAKAMTHLKEGGLISVFPSGVVASSDTMFGPAVEREWNVFTAQMIRRSGAKVVPIYFPGANSRWYQIANRLSVTLRQGLLLHEVVHSCNRPQKPVVGAPISDARMEMLASDPRGFMTWLRAHTLSLGGARAE comes from the coding sequence ATGACCTTTCCAAAATATGACCGGCGCAGCCTGACCTATTCGAATTCGTTCGATGCGCCGCTGACCGCATCGATCATCCGCGGGATTGAGTGGATGACCGGCAAGGTTTCGATCATCCGGATGATCCGCGATTTCGAACGGCGCGGCGCCCCGACGGGACAGCCCTTTTGGCGGGCTTCGCTCGATACCATGGGAATCGACCTGCTGACGCCCGAGGCCGAGTTGGACAACATCCCGCCGGACGGGCCGGTCGTGGCCGTGGCGAACCATCCGCACGGGTTGGTCGACGGGATGATTTTGGCGGACCTGATCGGGCAGCGTCGCACTGACTACAAGATCCTGACGCGGGCCTTGCTGACTGGCATTGACGAGGTCGCGGCCAGCTACATGATCCCGGTGCCATTCCCGCACGAGCCGGATGCGCAGCGCAAATCGGTGGAAATGCGGGCCAAGGCAATGACGCATCTGAAGGAGGGCGGGCTGATCAGCGTGTTTCCCTCGGGTGTGGTCGCGTCCTCGGACACGATGTTCGGTCCGGCGGTCGAGCGCGAATGGAATGTCTTTACCGCCCAGATGATCCGCCGATCGGGGGCCAAGGTCGTGCCGATCTATTTCCCGGGCGCCAACAGCCGCTGGTATCAGATTGCCAACCGCCTGTCGGTGACACTGCGTCAGGGGCTTTTGCTGCACGAGGTTGTGCATAGCTGCAATCGCCCGCAAAAACCAGTCGTCGGCGCGCCGATTTCGGACGCGCGTATGGAGATGCTGGCCAGCGATCCGCGCGGTTTCATGACGTGGCTGCGCGCGCACACGCTGTCGCTGGGGGGCGCGCGGGCGGAGTGA